From one Chlamydiifrater phoenicopteri genomic stretch:
- a CDS encoding metal ABC transporter solute-binding protein, Zn/Mn family, with the protein MLIRAFYIFLTALLFPLPSQGGTLKKPLVLVSVSPYKFLVRSIAGDLVDVEAVVPGPADPHSYEPTLKQVQKMRSASLWFLSGEPFENACAKAILCEAVNINDYVNVIPLAENSSCKHHKQALYDTHTWLSPKNLKKQAKLVADKLSELLPDKTAIVKANYLKIIAELDSLDEEISQVTAKATNRSILVTHPAFTYFCHDYGFRQISIEHPHKKDISPKDLVKLLQLIKSDNLSTLVFSQKSGHKKSGHLLARKLNIREIHLDPYSDDVLENLKFIAAEFSHL; encoded by the coding sequence ATGTTAATACGAGCCTTTTATATTTTTCTGACAGCTCTCCTTTTTCCCCTTCCCTCCCAAGGAGGAACCCTAAAGAAACCTCTGGTGTTGGTAAGCGTCTCTCCATATAAATTTTTAGTACGCTCCATAGCTGGAGACCTCGTAGATGTAGAAGCGGTTGTTCCCGGACCTGCAGATCCTCATAGTTACGAACCGACTCTCAAACAGGTTCAAAAGATGCGTTCTGCCTCCCTATGGTTCCTCTCTGGCGAACCCTTCGAAAATGCCTGTGCAAAAGCTATCCTCTGCGAGGCTGTAAATATCAACGACTACGTAAACGTTATTCCTCTTGCTGAAAACTCTTCGTGCAAACATCACAAACAAGCTCTTTACGATACTCATACCTGGCTAAGCCCCAAAAATCTGAAAAAACAGGCTAAACTTGTTGCTGATAAGCTCTCTGAACTTCTGCCTGATAAAACAGCGATAGTAAAAGCCAACTACTTAAAAATTATTGCGGAACTAGATTCACTAGACGAGGAAATTTCCCAAGTAACAGCGAAAGCTACCAACCGCTCTATTCTTGTCACTCATCCAGCATTTACTTACTTCTGTCACGATTATGGGTTCCGGCAAATATCTATAGAACATCCCCATAAAAAAGATATCTCTCCTAAGGACCTTGTAAAATTATTACAACTGATCAAAAGTGACAATCTTTCGACACTAGTTTTCTCTCAAAAGTCTGGGCATAAGAAAAGCGGCCACTTGTTAGCAAGGAAATTAAACATTAGGGAAATTCATCTAGACCCTTATTCTGATGACGTGTTAGAAAATCTGAAGTTCATTGCTGCCGAGTTTTCTCATCTATGA
- a CDS encoding metal ABC transporter ATP-binding protein, with the protein MSTCISVENLSFNYTEAPVLENVSCSINYGDYVGVLGPNGGGKSTFLLLILGLLKPSSGLIAIYDQKGEKSSRSIISWVPQHFSFDKSFPISVEEVVLTGRIATLKWHGQYTKKDYRAVDEALDLVGLLSKKHSCFSHLSGGQMQRILLARALCSNPAVLVLDEPTTNIDSKTQEQIYSILVELNRTKTIVMVTHDLHHTTKYFNKIFYLNKTLTPLSHNDPTDLYRSLRCCNNK; encoded by the coding sequence ATGAGTACGTGCATTTCTGTAGAAAATCTGTCCTTCAACTACACAGAAGCCCCTGTGCTAGAAAATGTCTCCTGTTCTATTAATTACGGAGATTATGTTGGTGTCTTAGGTCCCAACGGTGGAGGAAAAAGCACGTTTCTTCTTCTTATTTTGGGACTATTAAAACCCTCTTCGGGCTTAATAGCTATTTACGATCAGAAGGGGGAGAAAAGCTCTCGATCCATCATAAGTTGGGTTCCTCAACACTTCTCTTTTGACAAATCCTTCCCTATTTCAGTTGAAGAAGTGGTTTTGACAGGTCGTATAGCCACCTTAAAATGGCACGGCCAATACACAAAAAAAGATTATCGAGCTGTAGATGAAGCCTTGGATTTGGTAGGGCTGCTCTCAAAAAAACACTCCTGTTTTTCGCATCTTTCGGGCGGACAAATGCAAAGAATTCTGCTTGCTAGGGCTCTATGTTCTAATCCCGCCGTTCTTGTTCTGGACGAACCAACCACTAACATTGACTCGAAAACTCAAGAGCAAATTTATTCTATTCTTGTAGAACTAAATCGGACAAAGACAATTGTGATGGTAACTCACGATCTACACCATACTACCAAGTACTTTAATAAAATATTTTATCTGAATAAAACCCTCACACCGCTGTCACATAACGATCCAACAGATCTATACCGTTCTCTACGTTGTTGCAATAATAAGTAG
- a CDS encoding metal ABC transporter permease, with protein MKIDFLKETFNPLLLNSFLAALGASISGGIVGTYIVVRRIVSISGSISHSMLGGIGLTLWIQYHLNLDISPIYGALVGSILLSIFIGKIHLKYREREDALIAMIWSIGMAIGIILFSMIPGFNSELIDFLLGNILWINGKDLKTLFILDAVIVFTTIFCHNRFKAFCFDEKHMSLKGQSPQKWYFLLLALVAAAIVLLIYIMGIILMLSMLVLPVAIACRFSYRMTKIMIVSSLLNIIFSFSGIIAAYFLDLPVGPTIALLMGIFYGLSLCIKASVKA; from the coding sequence ATGAAGATAGATTTTCTTAAAGAAACGTTCAACCCTCTCCTGTTAAACTCCTTCTTGGCTGCTTTAGGAGCATCAATATCGGGAGGTATTGTCGGTACCTATATTGTCGTCAGGCGTATCGTATCTATCAGTGGGAGTATTTCTCATTCCATGCTTGGTGGAATAGGGCTAACGTTATGGATACAGTATCACCTCAATTTGGATATTTCTCCTATTTACGGGGCTCTAGTCGGCTCTATTTTGCTCTCTATTTTTATCGGCAAGATTCATTTGAAGTATCGAGAAAGAGAAGACGCTCTTATAGCAATGATATGGTCTATAGGCATGGCCATAGGCATTATTTTATTTTCTATGATCCCAGGATTTAATTCAGAACTCATAGACTTCCTTTTAGGAAATATTCTTTGGATAAACGGTAAGGATCTGAAGACTCTTTTTATACTAGATGCCGTAATCGTTTTTACAACAATATTTTGTCATAATCGATTCAAGGCTTTTTGCTTCGATGAAAAGCACATGTCTCTTAAAGGACAATCTCCTCAGAAGTGGTATTTCTTACTTCTCGCTCTCGTGGCTGCGGCTATAGTGCTTCTTATCTACATCATGGGAATCATACTTATGCTAAGTATGCTTGTCTTGCCTGTAGCCATAGCTTGTAGGTTTTCCTATAGGATGACAAAAATTATGATCGTATCCTCTCTTCTTAACATAATTTTTTCTTTCTCAGGAATTATAGCTGCATATTTCCTAGATCTTCCCGTAGGCCCAACCATAGCGCTTCTGATGGGGATTTTTTATGGATTAAGTCTTTGTATTAAAGCTTCCGTTAAAGCTTGA
- the obgE gene encoding GTPase ObgE — MFTDKVVLELRAGKGGNGVVAWRKEKYLPKGGPYGGNGGNGGSVIVRTDNHVYCFEAYRNLRFLKAEDGRPGASNNRSGRNGKNLVLSVPPGTLLKNVETGELIKDFVHEGEELVICRGGRGGKGNSHFKSATNRAPTQCTPGKPGEILRIELELKLIAHIGLVGFPNAGKSTLLNAMTYTEVRVGAYPFTTLRPSLGLLARTNQYQKPLVVADIPGIIEGAHDNRGLGLDFLRHIERTGLLLYVVDISCFERKNPIEDLRILRRELELYNPQLLDKEALVALNKVDELLEDEKENMMNLFAKEFPGFKFLCVSGKTGQGVQALTEALIQRLNP, encoded by the coding sequence TTGTTCACAGATAAAGTTGTTTTAGAACTCCGTGCCGGTAAAGGCGGTAACGGGGTGGTGGCTTGGCGTAAGGAGAAATATCTTCCTAAAGGAGGCCCTTACGGAGGTAATGGCGGTAACGGAGGCTCCGTAATCGTACGTACGGATAATCACGTGTATTGTTTTGAAGCTTACAGAAATTTACGTTTTCTAAAAGCAGAGGATGGAAGACCTGGAGCTTCAAATAATAGGTCTGGAAGAAATGGTAAAAATTTAGTTCTCTCGGTGCCTCCAGGTACTTTGCTGAAAAATGTGGAAACGGGAGAACTTATTAAAGACTTTGTCCATGAGGGAGAGGAGCTTGTTATTTGCCGGGGAGGACGAGGAGGCAAAGGAAATTCTCATTTTAAAAGTGCTACAAATAGAGCGCCTACCCAGTGTACTCCTGGTAAACCCGGGGAAATTTTGCGTATAGAATTGGAACTAAAATTAATAGCTCATATAGGCTTAGTAGGGTTCCCAAATGCAGGGAAGTCCACGTTGCTTAACGCAATGACTTACACAGAGGTACGAGTTGGAGCTTACCCATTCACAACTCTTAGACCTTCTTTAGGGCTTCTAGCTCGTACTAATCAATATCAAAAACCCCTAGTTGTCGCTGATATTCCAGGTATTATCGAAGGAGCTCATGATAACCGGGGGCTTGGTCTCGATTTTTTAAGACATATTGAACGAACTGGACTGCTTCTTTATGTTGTCGATATATCATGTTTTGAGCGGAAAAATCCCATAGAAGATCTGAGGATTCTAAGGAGAGAATTAGAGCTTTACAATCCGCAACTTTTAGATAAAGAGGCTTTAGTAGCGTTGAATAAGGTTGACGAACTGTTGGAAGATGAAAAGGAGAACATGATGAATCTATTTGCTAAAGAATTTCCTGGATTCAAGTTTCTCTGCGTTTCAGGTAAAACTGGTCAAGGAGTTCAAGCTTTAACGGAAGCTTTAATACAAAGACTTAATCCATAA
- the rpmA gene encoding 50S ribosomal protein L27, which produces MAHKKGQGASRNGRDSESKRLGMKVGCGQYVTTGSILVRQRGTKWRPSKNVGRGKDDTLFALIDGFVSMKKTDRTYVSVLPATSK; this is translated from the coding sequence ATGGCACATAAGAAAGGACAGGGAGCCAGCCGTAACGGAAGAGATTCTGAGTCGAAACGCTTAGGAATGAAAGTTGGTTGTGGCCAGTACGTCACTACTGGAAGTATTTTGGTTAGACAACGTGGAACGAAGTGGAGACCTTCCAAAAATGTTGGAAGGGGTAAAGATGATACCCTATTTGCTTTGATTGATGGGTTTGTTTCCATGAAGAAAACAGATCGTACATATGTTTCTGTATTACCAGCTACTAGTAAGTAA
- the rplU gene encoding 50S ribosomal protein L21, whose product MEAYAIIQAGGKQYKVSAGDVVDVEITSDIAVDSGTHVFSEVLFSFDGKEVKLGTPLLSKASVIADILGCVKGPKVTAYKYKKRKNYHRKLGHRQNYVRMKIRELSL is encoded by the coding sequence ATGGAAGCTTATGCTATAATTCAGGCTGGCGGTAAGCAATACAAAGTTTCTGCTGGGGATGTTGTCGATGTAGAGATAACTAGTGACATTGCAGTAGATTCAGGAACGCATGTGTTCTCAGAGGTTTTATTTTCCTTCGATGGCAAAGAAGTCAAACTAGGAACACCTCTCTTAAGCAAAGCTAGCGTTATAGCAGATATTTTGGGTTGTGTGAAGGGTCCAAAAGTGACTGCTTATAAGTATAAAAAAAGAAAGAATTATCACAGGAAACTAGGACATAGACAGAACTATGTCAGAATGAAAATTCGTGAGTTGTCGTTGTAA
- the ispF gene encoding 2-C-methyl-D-erythritol 2,4-cyclodiphosphate synthase, producing MQSTPKWIVKTGIGQDSHRFLPEGSSKPCILGGVIFENVPGFHANSDGDVIFHALCNALTSITQNIILGKVADDLLNSRGITDSGVYLKEAVKGLKSNQQISHVAITLEGSRPRFLPKIELIRESVSSFLGVSLESIGITATSGEGLSDYGCGDGVQCFCIITVIEHLEE from the coding sequence ATGCAAAGCACCCCTAAATGGATAGTCAAGACTGGGATAGGGCAGGATAGCCACCGCTTTCTTCCCGAGGGTTCGAGTAAACCATGCATTCTTGGTGGAGTTATTTTCGAAAATGTCCCTGGGTTTCACGCTAATTCTGATGGAGATGTGATCTTTCACGCTCTGTGCAATGCGCTTACTTCTATCACTCAGAACATTATTTTAGGAAAGGTTGCTGATGATTTACTAAATTCCAGGGGCATTACGGACAGTGGGGTTTACTTAAAAGAGGCTGTTAAAGGTTTAAAATCCAACCAACAGATCTCCCATGTAGCTATAACTCTGGAGGGAAGCAGACCTCGGTTTCTTCCCAAGATAGAGCTTATCAGGGAGAGCGTCTCTTCTTTCCTCGGAGTGTCTTTGGAGTCTATAGGAATTACGGCAACTTCTGGTGAAGGATTGAGCGATTATGGATGTGGAGATGGGGTTCAATGTTTCTGTATCATTACAGTTATAGAGCATTTAGAAGAGTAG
- a CDS encoding sulfite reductase flavoprotein subunit alpha has translation MGSKDASLLDFVLQERSLLTKGELADNGGELVYSLKFSAKNPGELKYRVGDSLAVLPENDPKIVDDILNALSLREKEHLLDPRSGQFLDLKSFLTRKADLDKLPEFSKRLFPNDACTQENGKKVSLRELLLKYRPKVKLEEVPSIFAPLLPRFYSIASSPLYDKNSLELTVRSILVQGAYSSWPGVCSSYICKRLQKNERIHGYISPTQHFTLNENNRGKPLIMIGAGTGIAPYRAFMQERLYLKESAKNYLFFGERKRNTDFYYEDFWKECCDQGLLEVYLAFSRESDQKIYVQDRVLEKSEEIRSACMSGAYIFVCGSKAMGAEIRKAIETILGKELFKNFIKTKRFVADVY, from the coding sequence ATGGGTAGCAAAGACGCATCTCTTCTTGATTTTGTTCTGCAGGAGCGTTCTTTGTTAACTAAGGGGGAGTTAGCGGATAATGGAGGGGAACTGGTCTATTCCCTGAAGTTTTCCGCGAAGAATCCAGGAGAGCTTAAGTATAGGGTAGGAGACTCTTTAGCTGTACTTCCTGAAAACGATCCTAAAATAGTAGACGATATTCTAAACGCTCTTTCTCTAAGAGAAAAGGAGCATCTTCTAGATCCCCGTTCTGGTCAATTTCTTGATTTGAAAAGCTTTCTTACAAGGAAAGCTGATTTGGATAAGCTCCCAGAATTTTCTAAAAGACTCTTCCCTAACGATGCGTGTACTCAAGAGAACGGAAAAAAAGTTTCCTTAAGGGAGCTTCTTCTGAAATACCGACCAAAGGTGAAATTAGAAGAAGTTCCTTCGATCTTTGCTCCATTGCTTCCTAGATTTTATTCTATAGCTTCATCACCGCTATATGATAAAAATTCTTTAGAACTCACTGTGCGTTCTATATTAGTTCAAGGCGCCTATTCTTCTTGGCCTGGAGTTTGCTCTTCCTATATCTGTAAGAGACTTCAAAAGAATGAAAGAATACACGGATACATCAGCCCTACCCAGCATTTTACCTTAAACGAAAATAATCGAGGCAAGCCCCTAATTATGATTGGGGCCGGCACGGGGATCGCCCCCTATAGGGCTTTTATGCAAGAGAGACTGTACCTTAAAGAGTCTGCTAAGAACTATCTTTTCTTTGGGGAACGGAAACGTAATACAGACTTTTATTACGAAGATTTTTGGAAGGAGTGTTGTGATCAAGGGCTTCTAGAGGTCTATCTAGCTTTTTCTAGAGAAAGCGATCAAAAAATATATGTCCAGGACAGAGTCTTGGAGAAAAGCGAAGAGATTCGAAGCGCTTGCATGTCGGGAGCTTACATCTTCGTCTGTGGAAGCAAGGCTATGGGGGCAGAAATCCGAAAGGCTATAGAAACTATTCTTGGTAAAGAATTGTTTAAAAACTTTATAAAAACCAAACGTTTTGTAGCGGACGTCTATTAG
- the rpsJ gene encoding 30S ribosomal protein S10, translating into MKQQKQKIRIRLKGFDQCQLDRSTADIVETAKRTGAVIVGPIPLPTKREVYTVLRSPHVDKKSREQFEIRTHKRLIDILAPTGKTIDALKTLSLPAGVDIKIKAS; encoded by the coding sequence ATGAAACAGCAAAAGCAAAAAATTCGAATCCGGTTGAAGGGTTTTGATCAATGTCAGTTGGATCGTTCCACCGCCGATATTGTTGAGACGGCAAAAAGGACTGGTGCTGTAATTGTTGGACCTATACCTTTACCTACGAAAAGAGAGGTCTACACTGTCTTGCGTTCTCCGCACGTTGATAAGAAGTCCAGAGAACAGTTTGAAATTCGCACTCATAAGAGACTTATTGATATTTTGGCTCCTACAGGAAAAACTATAGATGCTTTGAAAACTCTTTCCTTGCCCGCAGGAGTCGATATTAAAATTAAAGCCTCCTAG
- the fusA gene encoding elongation factor G, whose translation MSKGNFDLADVRNIGIMAHIDAGKTTTTERILYYAGRTHKIGEVHEGGATMDWMEQEQERGITITSAATTVFWLGAKINIIDTPGHVDFTIEVERSLRVLDGAVAVFDAVSGVEPQSETVWRQADKYGVPRIAFVNKMDRMGADYFAAVESMREKLGANAVPVHCPIGSESQFVGMVDIISRKALYFLDETLGAKWEEKEIPEELKDRVEELRDKLLEELATVDETDEAFMEKVLEAPDSITEEEIHAVMRKGVIANKINPVLCGSAFKNKGVQQLLDVIVKWLPSPLDRGKLRGINLETGEEILLEPRADGPLAALAFKIMSDPYVGRITFLRIYSGTLKKGSTVLNSTKDKKERISRLLEMHANERTDKDEFTVGDIGACVGLKFSVTGDTLCSEGDEIVLEKIEFPEPVIDMAIEPKSKGDREKLAQALSALSEEDPTFRVSTNEETGQTIISGMGELHLDILRDRMIREFKVDANVGRPQVSYKETITTSGSSETKYVKQSGGRGQYAHVCLEIEPNEPGKGNEIVSKIVGGVIPKEYIPAVIKGIEEGLSSGVLAGYGLVDVKVSIVFGSYHEVDSSEMAFKICGSMAVKEACRKAKPVILEPIMKVTVVTPEDNLGDVIGDLNRRRGKILGQESSKGMAQVGSEVPLSEMFGYTTSLRSLTSGRATSTMEPAFFAKVPQKLQDEITKK comes from the coding sequence ATGAGTAAAGGGAATTTCGATTTAGCAGATGTAAGAAATATCGGCATCATGGCTCACATTGATGCTGGAAAGACGACGACAACCGAGAGGATATTATACTACGCTGGAAGGACTCATAAGATTGGTGAGGTTCATGAGGGCGGTGCTACCATGGACTGGATGGAGCAAGAGCAAGAAAGAGGTATTACTATTACCTCTGCGGCCACCACGGTTTTTTGGTTGGGAGCTAAAATCAATATCATCGATACTCCTGGTCACGTCGATTTTACTATCGAAGTTGAAAGATCTCTTCGTGTTTTAGATGGGGCGGTGGCCGTTTTTGATGCGGTTTCTGGAGTTGAGCCTCAGTCGGAGACTGTTTGGCGTCAAGCGGACAAATATGGAGTTCCCAGGATAGCTTTCGTAAACAAGATGGACCGCATGGGGGCAGACTATTTTGCTGCTGTGGAGTCTATGAGGGAGAAGTTGGGTGCTAATGCAGTTCCAGTTCATTGTCCTATTGGCTCCGAGAGTCAGTTTGTTGGGATGGTGGATATCATTTCAAGGAAAGCGTTATATTTCTTAGATGAAACTTTGGGAGCTAAGTGGGAAGAAAAAGAGATTCCCGAGGAATTAAAAGACCGCGTGGAAGAGCTTCGAGATAAGCTTTTGGAGGAGTTGGCTACCGTTGATGAAACAGACGAAGCCTTCATGGAAAAAGTTTTGGAGGCTCCAGATTCTATTACCGAGGAAGAGATTCATGCGGTAATGCGAAAGGGTGTAATCGCTAATAAAATTAACCCAGTTCTGTGCGGAAGCGCATTTAAAAACAAAGGCGTCCAGCAGCTGCTAGATGTTATCGTTAAATGGTTGCCCTCTCCTCTGGATAGAGGTAAGTTGAGAGGAATCAACCTAGAGACCGGAGAAGAGATTTTGTTGGAGCCGAGAGCTGATGGTCCTTTGGCTGCTCTGGCATTCAAAATTATGAGTGATCCTTACGTGGGCAGGATTACTTTCTTAAGAATATATTCTGGAACTCTTAAAAAGGGATCCACGGTCCTTAACTCTACAAAAGATAAGAAAGAAAGGATATCGAGACTGCTAGAGATGCATGCCAACGAAAGGACGGATAAAGATGAGTTCACCGTTGGGGATATTGGAGCCTGTGTGGGGTTGAAGTTTTCGGTCACAGGAGACACTCTTTGCAGTGAGGGAGATGAGATTGTTTTAGAAAAAATCGAGTTTCCAGAGCCAGTTATTGATATGGCTATTGAACCGAAATCCAAGGGAGATAGGGAAAAATTGGCTCAAGCTTTGAGTGCTCTCTCAGAAGAAGATCCCACTTTCCGAGTTTCTACAAACGAAGAGACTGGGCAGACTATTATTTCCGGAATGGGGGAATTGCATTTAGATATTCTTCGAGATCGGATGATTCGAGAGTTCAAAGTAGACGCTAATGTTGGTAGACCCCAGGTTTCTTATAAAGAGACGATTACTACTTCGGGTAGCAGTGAGACCAAGTACGTTAAGCAGTCCGGAGGACGGGGGCAGTATGCTCACGTTTGTTTGGAAATAGAGCCAAACGAGCCAGGAAAAGGCAACGAGATAGTTAGTAAAATTGTTGGGGGGGTTATTCCCAAGGAATATATTCCAGCAGTAATTAAAGGGATAGAGGAAGGTTTATCTAGTGGAGTCCTTGCTGGGTATGGATTGGTGGATGTCAAAGTTAGTATCGTGTTTGGATCTTACCATGAGGTAGATTCCAGCGAGATGGCGTTTAAAATATGTGGTTCTATGGCTGTTAAGGAAGCTTGTCGTAAAGCTAAACCTGTCATTTTAGAGCCGATTATGAAGGTGACTGTTGTAACTCCAGAGGATAATCTTGGGGATGTCATTGGGGACTTGAATCGTCGCCGAGGGAAGATTTTGGGCCAGGAGAGTTCCAAGGGCATGGCTCAGGTGGGGTCAGAGGTTCCTCTTAGTGAAATGTTTGGCTATACGACTTCTCTGCGCTCTTTAACCTCTGGTCGGGCAACCTCTACGATGGAACCCGCCTTCTTCGCAAAAGTTCCTCAAAAGCTCCAAGACGAGATTACAAAGAAATAG
- the rpsG gene encoding 30S ribosomal protein S7, protein MSRRHSAEKRVIPGDPVYGSVVLERFINKLMLHGKKSKARKIVYSALDRFAKKVGAESVMDAFEEALENARPILEVRSRRVGGATYQVPVEVAPGRRDCLAMQWIIKHARAKAGKSMEVGLASELVDCFNKQGATIKKREDTHRMAEANKAFAHYKW, encoded by the coding sequence ATGTCAAGAAGGCATTCTGCCGAGAAGCGTGTAATTCCAGGAGACCCTGTTTATGGGAGCGTCGTCCTTGAGCGCTTTATTAACAAGCTGATGTTGCATGGGAAGAAGTCTAAGGCGAGAAAGATTGTTTATAGTGCTTTGGATCGTTTCGCGAAAAAAGTTGGCGCTGAAAGTGTTATGGATGCTTTTGAAGAAGCGTTGGAGAATGCTCGTCCTATTCTTGAGGTAAGATCTCGTCGAGTTGGTGGGGCGACTTATCAAGTTCCTGTTGAGGTGGCTCCTGGGAGAAGGGATTGTCTTGCTATGCAGTGGATTATCAAGCATGCCAGAGCTAAGGCTGGGAAAAGCATGGAGGTTGGATTAGCTTCCGAGTTGGTGGACTGTTTTAATAAGCAGGGTGCGACGATTAAGAAGCGAGAGGACACGCATAGGATGGCTGAGGCTAACAAGGCTTTTGCGCACTATAAATGGTAG
- the rpsL gene encoding 30S ribosomal protein S12: MPTINQLIRKGRKSTVGRKKSPALQRCPQRRGVCLQVKTKTPKKPNSALRKVAWVRLSNGQEVIAYIGGEGHNLQEHSIVLVQGGRVKDLPGVRYHIVRGTLDCAAVKNRKQSRSRYGAKRPK, translated from the coding sequence ATGCCGACCATAAATCAGTTAATTCGTAAAGGACGAAAATCTACAGTGGGCAGGAAAAAGTCTCCTGCTTTGCAGCGATGCCCTCAGAGAAGGGGTGTTTGTTTGCAAGTTAAGACGAAGACTCCGAAAAAGCCGAACTCTGCTTTGCGTAAAGTTGCTTGGGTTCGATTGTCTAATGGTCAAGAAGTTATTGCTTACATTGGAGGCGAGGGGCACAATCTTCAGGAGCACAGCATCGTGCTTGTTCAGGGGGGTAGGGTGAAAGATCTTCCTGGTGTGCGTTATCATATTGTGAGGGGAACGCTTGATTGTGCTGCTGTAAAGAATAGGAAGCAGAGTCGTTCTCGCTATGGGGCGAAGCGTCCTAAGTAG